One segment of Agromyces albus DNA contains the following:
- a CDS encoding YciI family protein translates to MKYLIQIYSNPESRTAWEGFSPEERAEGYAYYRAISDELVSSGELLASEPLADISLAKRVTKTDDGAVASDGPFAETKELLAGFYLVDCDSEARALEIAARFPEAEYGLIEVRPTLDMADRGGDL, encoded by the coding sequence ATGAAGTACCTGATCCAGATCTACAGCAACCCCGAGTCGCGCACGGCATGGGAGGGCTTCAGCCCCGAGGAGCGAGCCGAGGGCTACGCGTACTACCGTGCCATCAGCGACGAGCTCGTCTCGAGCGGCGAACTGCTCGCGAGCGAGCCGCTCGCCGACATCTCCCTCGCCAAGCGCGTGACGAAGACCGACGATGGCGCCGTCGCGAGCGATGGACCTTTCGCCGAGACCAAGGAGCTGCTCGCCGGCTTCTACCTCGTCGACTGCGACAGCGAGGCGCGCGCCCTCGAGATCGCCGCCCGGTTCCCCGAGGCCGAGTACGGGCTCATCGAGGTTCGCCCGACGCTCGACATGGCCGATCGCGGCGGCGACCTCTGA
- a CDS encoding carboxylate-amine ligase, producing the protein MTTFGIEEEFMFLDRESLLPADVAADVFERLSASPEWHDVTHREFLASQVEHASAVFERLDDARRSLLAFRREMAADAARFDVVAASVGTPPDTTPFPSITEQQRYNRIVRDLSGLIADHQMSGLHVHVGIPDREAGVIALNAARPWMPLLTAISGNSPLWRGYDTGYESWRNVQLRRWSTAGCPPSFIDAADYDRRIARLIGIGGISDLALIAWDVRLSEHLPTIEFRMADAQLDAETTILIAALCRGLVTHSLQEPSAPDAAADASAEVPSELLSAAVLHSAHVGLQADVFDPASGGLAPAGEAVQGFVRILEPELSAAGDLDAVNESVRRLLHDGTGAARQRAALERDGRRALRTLFDETITAE; encoded by the coding sequence ATGACGACGTTCGGCATCGAAGAGGAATTCATGTTCCTCGACCGTGAGAGCCTGCTGCCTGCGGACGTCGCCGCCGATGTCTTCGAGCGTCTTTCCGCCTCACCCGAGTGGCATGACGTCACGCACCGAGAGTTCCTCGCGTCGCAAGTCGAGCACGCGTCGGCCGTCTTCGAGCGCCTCGACGATGCGCGTCGCTCCCTGCTCGCCTTCCGGCGGGAGATGGCCGCGGATGCCGCGCGATTCGACGTGGTCGCAGCGAGCGTGGGCACCCCGCCCGACACGACGCCGTTCCCGTCGATCACCGAGCAGCAGCGATACAACCGCATCGTGCGCGACCTAAGTGGCCTGATCGCCGACCACCAGATGAGCGGCCTGCACGTGCACGTCGGCATTCCCGATCGGGAGGCCGGCGTCATCGCGCTCAATGCGGCGCGGCCATGGATGCCACTCCTCACCGCCATCTCGGGGAACTCGCCGCTCTGGCGCGGGTACGACACCGGCTACGAGAGCTGGCGCAACGTGCAATTGCGCCGGTGGAGCACGGCGGGCTGCCCCCCGTCGTTCATCGACGCGGCCGACTACGACCGCCGCATCGCACGCCTCATCGGCATCGGCGGCATCAGCGACCTCGCCCTCATCGCGTGGGACGTGCGTCTCTCGGAACACCTGCCCACCATCGAGTTCCGCATGGCCGACGCGCAGCTCGACGCCGAGACGACCATCCTCATCGCCGCGCTCTGCCGCGGCCTCGTCACCCATTCCCTCCAGGAGCCCTCGGCGCCGGATGCCGCGGCCGACGCCTCGGCCGAGGTCCCGTCAGAGCTGCTGAGCGCCGCCGTGCTGCACTCGGCGCACGTGGGCCTGCAGGCCGACGTGTTCGATCCGGCGAGCGGCGGACTCGCCCCCGCTGGCGAGGCCGTGCAGGGATTCGTCCGCATACTCGAGCCCGAGCTCTCCGCCGCTGGCGACCTCGACGCGGTGAACGAGTCGGTACGCCGGCTCCTGCACGACGGCACGGGCGCAGCCCGTCAGCGTGCCGCGCTGGAGCGCGACGGGCGGCGCGCCCTGCGCACGCTATTCGACGAGACGATCACCGCGGAGTAG
- a CDS encoding SDR family NAD(P)-dependent oxidoreductase — protein MTGPTKLISTVALVTGASSGIGEATARRLARHGASVALVARRRGRLEALAAEIEEAGGSALVVEADITDRAQAEAAVQQVVDRFGRLDILVNNAGVMLLGPVVGADVTEWERMIAVNVQGLLYTTRAAMPHLLAAAADEARRVADIVNISSIAGRVAWGGYGVYNLTKFGVNGFTESLRQEVTQRHVRVGVLEPGGVATELGSHNSAEIQDEMIAPFLERTEILAAEDIADGVAYMVTRPRHASIGELWIMPTDQA, from the coding sequence TTGACCGGACCAACGAAACTGATCAGTACGGTCGCCCTCGTCACGGGGGCCAGTAGCGGCATTGGCGAGGCCACCGCGCGCCGTCTCGCCCGCCACGGCGCATCCGTCGCCCTCGTGGCCCGACGACGAGGCCGCTTGGAGGCACTCGCCGCCGAGATCGAGGAGGCCGGCGGCAGCGCACTCGTCGTCGAGGCGGACATCACAGATCGCGCCCAGGCCGAGGCGGCCGTGCAGCAGGTGGTCGACCGCTTCGGTCGCCTGGACATCCTCGTGAACAACGCCGGCGTGATGCTCCTCGGTCCCGTCGTCGGGGCCGATGTCACGGAGTGGGAGCGCATGATTGCCGTGAACGTGCAGGGCCTGCTCTACACGACTCGCGCCGCGATGCCGCACTTGCTCGCCGCCGCCGCCGACGAGGCCCGCCGAGTCGCCGACATCGTCAACATCAGCTCGATCGCCGGCCGCGTGGCGTGGGGCGGGTACGGTGTCTACAACCTCACCAAGTTCGGCGTGAACGGGTTCACCGAGTCGCTCCGCCAGGAGGTCACCCAACGGCATGTGCGCGTGGGCGTGCTCGAGCCGGGCGGTGTGGCGACCGAGCTCGGCTCGCACAACAGCGCTGAGATCCAGGACGAGATGATCGCGCCGTTCCTGGAGCGGACCGAGATCCTCGCCGCTGAGGACATCGCCGACGGCGTCGCCTACATGGTGACTCGCCCACGGCACGCGTCCATCGGCGAGCTGTGGATCATGCCGACCGACCAGGCCTGA
- a CDS encoding SDR family NAD(P)-dependent oxidoreductase → MTDQKVWFITGTSRGMGVDLAKAALAAGHAVVATGRDADRVRNAVGEHDDLLAVALDITDQDAADAAAQAAVDRFGRIDVLVNNAGNFYAGFFEVISPEQVRAQMETNFFGPLNVTRAILPVMRAQRSGQVITITSSGGLVGLEFAGAYAASKFALEGWMESLGYDVEPYGITTTIVEPGFFRTELLVEGASSIWPELTVDDYTERTAATIAFWKSMNGQQGGDPAKLAAALVAIAGLEQPPLRWLAGADAIATAEQKANELLAHADAHRELSSSLAFDDASV, encoded by the coding sequence ATGACTGACCAGAAGGTTTGGTTCATCACCGGCACCAGCCGTGGCATGGGCGTCGACCTCGCCAAGGCGGCACTCGCCGCCGGTCACGCCGTCGTCGCCACCGGCCGGGACGCGGACCGCGTTCGCAACGCCGTCGGCGAGCACGACGACCTCCTCGCCGTTGCCCTGGACATCACCGACCAGGATGCCGCCGATGCCGCTGCACAAGCGGCCGTCGACCGCTTCGGCAGGATCGATGTCCTCGTCAACAACGCCGGCAACTTCTACGCCGGCTTCTTCGAAGTCATCAGCCCCGAGCAGGTCCGCGCCCAGATGGAGACGAACTTCTTCGGCCCGCTCAACGTGACCCGTGCGATCCTCCCCGTCATGCGCGCTCAGCGCAGCGGCCAGGTGATCACGATCACCTCGTCGGGCGGTCTCGTCGGATTGGAGTTCGCCGGTGCGTACGCCGCGTCGAAGTTCGCGCTCGAAGGCTGGATGGAGTCCCTCGGGTACGACGTCGAGCCTTACGGGATCACGACGACCATCGTGGAACCCGGGTTCTTCCGCACCGAACTCCTCGTCGAGGGCGCCTCCTCGATCTGGCCTGAGCTGACCGTTGACGACTACACCGAGCGCACCGCAGCCACCATCGCGTTCTGGAAGAGCATGAACGGCCAACAGGGCGGCGACCCCGCCAAGCTCGCCGCGGCGCTGGTCGCGATCGCCGGGCTCGAGCAGCCTCCGCTGCGCTGGCTCGCCGGCGCCGACGCGATCGCGACGGCGGAGCAGAAGGCGAACGAGTTGCTCGCCCACGCCGACGCTCACCGCGAACTGTCGAGCTCGCTCGCCTTCGACGATGCATCCGTTTGA
- a CDS encoding helix-turn-helix domain-containing protein, which translates to MDSRSDIREFLTTRRARLTPEQAGLPNFGGRRRVPGLRREEVALLAGMSVEYYVRLERGNATGVSESVLEGISRALQLDDAERTHLYDLVRSANEGARPRQQQRPARQQQVRPGVQQTIDAMTGVPVVVQNGRLDVVAANRLGFALFSEAYVQPQRPANLARFVFLDPRAQTFFRHWDDTAYQSVAVLRSEAGRAPYDRALSDLVGELSTRSDAFRSLWASHDVREHRTGTKSVHHPVVGDLDLSYEGMELSSERGLILLAYTAEPGSSSHDGLQLLANWAATTDAAASTSSPVPTEATDA; encoded by the coding sequence ATGGACAGCCGCAGCGACATCCGTGAGTTCCTCACCACTCGGCGGGCTCGACTCACGCCGGAGCAGGCCGGGCTGCCGAACTTCGGCGGTCGCCGCCGCGTTCCGGGCCTCCGCCGCGAGGAGGTCGCGTTGCTCGCGGGAATGAGCGTCGAGTACTACGTGCGCCTCGAGCGCGGCAACGCCACGGGCGTCTCAGAGTCGGTGCTCGAGGGGATCAGCCGTGCGCTGCAGCTCGATGACGCCGAGCGCACCCATCTGTACGATCTCGTCCGCTCGGCGAACGAGGGCGCCCGGCCCCGGCAGCAACAGCGACCGGCTCGGCAGCAACAGGTGCGACCCGGCGTGCAGCAGACCATCGACGCGATGACCGGCGTCCCCGTGGTCGTGCAGAACGGGCGGCTCGATGTGGTCGCCGCGAACCGACTGGGGTTCGCCCTCTTCTCGGAGGCGTACGTGCAGCCGCAGCGCCCGGCCAACCTCGCGCGCTTCGTGTTCCTGGACCCGCGCGCCCAGACGTTCTTCCGACACTGGGATGACACGGCGTACCAGAGCGTGGCGGTCCTCCGGAGCGAGGCAGGGCGTGCGCCGTACGACCGCGCCCTCAGCGACCTCGTGGGCGAGTTGTCGACGCGCAGCGATGCGTTCCGTAGCCTCTGGGCCTCACACGACGTCCGCGAGCACCGCACCGGGACCAAGTCGGTCCACCACCCCGTCGTCGGAGACCTCGACCTGAGCTACGAGGGCATGGAGCTGTCCTCCGAGCGTGGACTCATCCTCCTGGCGTACACCGCCGAACCGGGGTCATCCTCACACGACGGGCTGCAGCTGCTCGCCAACTGGGCCGCGACCACCGATGCGGCTGCGTCGACGTCATCACCCGTGCCCACGGAGGCGACGGACGCCTAG
- a CDS encoding putative quinol monooxygenase, translating into MTFANVGRLGTKPGTRQQLIEILTRTSGEMADHGCLLYEVGLNDEDPDAVFVSELWESAEAHAASLELDSVRAAIAEARPLLSGDMGGYRFDVVGSPLRRLAADRATATRGH; encoded by the coding sequence ATGACCTTCGCGAACGTCGGACGACTCGGCACGAAGCCGGGCACGCGCCAGCAGCTCATCGAAATCCTCACTCGAACGAGTGGGGAGATGGCCGATCACGGATGCCTCCTCTACGAAGTGGGCCTGAACGACGAAGATCCCGACGCCGTGTTCGTGAGCGAGCTGTGGGAGTCCGCTGAGGCCCACGCGGCATCCCTCGAGCTCGACAGCGTGCGCGCCGCGATCGCCGAGGCGAGGCCGCTTCTGAGCGGCGACATGGGCGGGTACCGTTTCGATGTCGTCGGCTCGCCGCTTCGCCGGTTGGCCGCTGACCGTGCGACCGCGACGAGGGGACATTGA
- a CDS encoding NAD(P)-dependent oxidoreductase: MARITVLGGTGYTGGNIAREAAARGHDVTSFSRNEPAEPVPGVRYETGSMLDETDRERAVAGADVVVAALAPRGELEDELSSVYAGLGELAAAFGARYGVVGGYSFLRPEKGAPRIAFTEEIPPQYAKEARVMATIADELVDDAPEELDWFFVSPAAVYGSYAPGEARGTYRIGGDVPLADENGPSAISGADFAAAIVDEIEKPTHRRAQFSVAY; encoded by the coding sequence ATGGCGCGCATCACTGTGCTCGGCGGCACCGGATACACCGGGGGAAACATCGCACGGGAGGCCGCTGCACGGGGTCACGACGTGACATCCTTCAGCCGGAACGAACCCGCCGAGCCGGTTCCCGGCGTGCGCTACGAGACCGGTTCGATGCTCGACGAGACCGACCGCGAACGTGCCGTGGCAGGCGCCGACGTCGTCGTGGCAGCCCTCGCCCCGCGAGGCGAGCTGGAAGACGAGCTGAGCTCGGTCTACGCCGGGCTCGGCGAACTCGCCGCCGCGTTCGGAGCCCGCTATGGGGTCGTCGGAGGATACAGCTTCCTCCGCCCCGAGAAGGGGGCGCCCCGCATCGCCTTCACCGAGGAGATCCCGCCGCAGTACGCGAAGGAAGCGCGCGTGATGGCGACGATCGCCGACGAGCTCGTCGACGACGCGCCCGAGGAACTCGACTGGTTCTTCGTCAGCCCCGCGGCGGTCTACGGGTCGTATGCGCCCGGCGAGGCACGCGGCACGTACCGCATCGGCGGCGACGTCCCACTGGCCGATGAGAACGGCCCGTCCGCGATCTCTGGCGCCGACTTCGCTGCAGCGATCGTCGACGAGATCGAGAAGCCGACCCACCGCCGCGCACAGTTCTCGGTCGCCTACTGA
- a CDS encoding YbhB/YbcL family Raf kinase inhibitor-like protein, with protein sequence MKLSSTDFDDGGQLDTRHGKKFDNVSPQLAWTDLPSGTGSLALTMIDTDPVARGYVHWFVDGIPAVDGQFDSGVGGAVPAGRELTPYAGPFPPSGTHEYVFTLYALDPSAPELSAKTAANELPQVVSGHVLATSELKVSFTNPNS encoded by the coding sequence ATGAAACTCAGCTCAACCGACTTCGACGACGGCGGGCAGCTCGACACGCGGCACGGGAAGAAGTTCGACAACGTGTCACCACAACTGGCGTGGACCGACCTGCCGAGCGGAACCGGATCGCTCGCACTGACCATGATCGACACTGATCCGGTCGCGCGTGGGTACGTCCACTGGTTCGTCGACGGCATCCCAGCGGTCGACGGGCAATTCGACAGTGGGGTCGGGGGAGCGGTACCCGCGGGGCGCGAGCTCACCCCCTATGCCGGTCCCTTCCCACCATCCGGAACGCACGAGTACGTCTTCACGCTCTATGCGCTCGACCCATCGGCGCCGGAGCTCTCGGCGAAGACCGCGGCGAACGAACTTCCCCAAGTCGTCTCTGGTCACGTGCTCGCCACATCCGAGCTCAAGGTGAGCTTCACCAATCCGAATTCCTAG
- a CDS encoding SRPBCC family protein, translated as MSALHSSTVQLPATDAAVLAVLIDAGGFASWNPALTSVDCPDPVAVVGAAYPATVRGVIPATFTYELIEPRRVVHRLAFRGFEELGEWELEPAGDGATRVTHSFRQTGPVAALIPAGAAGVADLRTGRLRDEVQRRSSVG; from the coding sequence ATGTCCGCCCTTCACTCCAGCACCGTTCAATTGCCGGCGACGGATGCCGCGGTGCTCGCGGTGCTCATCGACGCAGGCGGGTTCGCCTCGTGGAACCCCGCCCTCACGTCCGTCGACTGCCCAGATCCCGTTGCCGTCGTGGGAGCCGCATACCCCGCCACCGTGCGAGGCGTCATTCCGGCGACGTTCACGTACGAACTCATCGAGCCGCGGCGCGTGGTGCACCGGCTCGCTTTCCGCGGCTTCGAGGAGCTCGGCGAGTGGGAGCTCGAGCCGGCTGGCGACGGCGCGACTCGCGTGACGCACTCGTTCCGTCAGACCGGGCCCGTCGCAGCACTGATTCCAGCCGGTGCCGCCGGCGTCGCGGATCTCCGCACCGGCCGCCTGCGCGACGAGGTGCAACGGCGGTCGAGCGTGGGCTGA
- a CDS encoding MarR family winged helix-turn-helix transcriptional regulator, protein MNFEQLRLTILAVQREGNRLLAERLRPLGVTPAQSEILTVLGERGPISLRTLGELIVCEVGSPSRAVDLLVTRGWVERMPSSRDRRSIELSLSESGHALLPRVRKATAQIDALLEDGIGSRDAARLLEALQRVLGESPSAASLERRFGG, encoded by the coding sequence ATGAACTTCGAGCAGTTGCGGCTGACGATCCTCGCCGTGCAGCGCGAGGGCAACCGGCTGCTCGCCGAGCGGCTGCGGCCGCTGGGCGTCACGCCCGCGCAATCCGAGATCCTCACCGTGCTCGGCGAGCGCGGCCCGATCAGCTTGCGCACGCTCGGCGAGCTCATCGTGTGCGAGGTCGGCAGCCCGAGCCGAGCCGTCGACCTGCTCGTCACGCGCGGGTGGGTCGAACGGATGCCGAGCTCCCGCGATCGCCGATCGATCGAGCTCAGCCTGAGCGAATCGGGCCACGCGCTGCTCCCCCGCGTGCGCAAGGCCACGGCGCAGATCGACGCGCTACTCGAGGACGGCATCGGCTCTCGCGATGCCGCCCGCCTGCTCGAGGCGTTGCAGCGGGTGCTCGGGGAATCGCCCTCGGCCGCGAGCCTCGAGCGGCGATTCGGCGGCTGA
- a CDS encoding N-acetylglucosamine kinase produces MVQRISEPGPWVLGIDIGGTGSRAALEPAGAPLGSSRRLLPGVRSIAEGGTSTLEVAERLISAVRVQWPDAPLAAIGIGATGIASLAGDPAVELPRLSAAAGGAPVAFAIDGVTAHLGALAGSGGAVVAVGTGTIAIGTDLRSIWRRVGGWGHLYDDRGSGAWVGIEGLKAAILTHDGVTTDAAALLAAAVARFGPAPEWPAQLSTRDDRGAILAGFAADVAALAGIGDPVATRIMSTAGTLVAGTLAAALDPRLPWRASGVGGVFKAGGAFTAGFEAEFVRLAPDASLIDPAGTPLDGAVRLARLVASGDAPAGHPPFLWVH; encoded by the coding sequence ATGGTGCAACGGATCTCCGAACCCGGACCCTGGGTGCTCGGTATCGACATCGGCGGCACCGGCAGCCGCGCCGCACTCGAGCCGGCCGGCGCCCCGCTCGGTTCCTCGCGCCGCCTGCTGCCGGGGGTTCGCAGCATCGCCGAGGGCGGCACGAGCACACTCGAAGTCGCCGAACGGCTCATCTCCGCGGTTCGCGTGCAGTGGCCGGATGCCCCGCTTGCCGCGATCGGCATCGGCGCCACCGGCATCGCCTCGCTCGCCGGCGACCCGGCCGTCGAGCTTCCGCGTCTCAGCGCCGCGGCCGGAGGCGCTCCCGTCGCCTTCGCGATCGACGGCGTCACGGCGCACCTCGGCGCACTCGCCGGCTCGGGCGGCGCGGTCGTGGCCGTGGGAACCGGCACGATCGCGATCGGCACCGACCTCCGCTCGATCTGGCGGCGGGTCGGTGGCTGGGGCCACCTCTACGACGATCGCGGCTCGGGCGCGTGGGTCGGCATCGAAGGACTCAAGGCCGCGATCCTCACGCACGACGGCGTGACGACGGATGCCGCGGCACTCCTTGCCGCGGCCGTCGCTCGCTTCGGCCCGGCGCCCGAGTGGCCCGCGCAGCTCTCCACGCGCGACGACCGCGGCGCGATCCTCGCAGGCTTCGCGGCGGATGTCGCCGCGCTCGCCGGCATCGGCGACCCCGTGGCGACCCGCATCATGTCGACCGCTGGGACGCTCGTGGCGGGCACGCTCGCCGCAGCGCTCGACCCTCGACTGCCCTGGCGCGCGTCGGGTGTCGGCGGCGTCTTCAAGGCCGGCGGTGCGTTCACCGCCGGGTTCGAGGCCGAGTTCGTGCGCCTCGCGCCAGACGCATCACTCATCGATCCGGCCGGCACGCCGCTCGACGGCGCGGTGCGGCTCGCGAGACTCGTCGCGTCGGGTGACGCGCCAGCGGGGCATCCGCCGTTCCTCTGGGTTCACTGA
- a CDS encoding helix-turn-helix transcriptional regulator translates to MDNRNEVREFLVSRRAKVTPEDVGLPAGGNRRVPGLRRTEVATLAGVSIEYYSRLERGSIAGASPSVLDGIARALRLDDAERTHLFDLARAADGTAAITRPRRRTGKSWTVRPSLQWALDAVVAGPAFVRNGRMDLLAMNALGRAFYSEAFIDPQRPVNLARFAFLDDRARQFYRNWESIADINVAILRTEAGRDPHDKELHDLVGELSTLSEEFRRRWSAHNVRDHGTGVKHYHHPIVGDLSLAYEGLEMAAEPGLTLTIYTAEPGSPSEEGLRLLASWAASQAAESDAQALRPTGAAADPGKRDGHSVDR, encoded by the coding sequence ATGGACAATCGCAATGAGGTCCGCGAATTCCTCGTCTCGCGGCGGGCCAAGGTGACCCCGGAAGACGTCGGCCTGCCAGCCGGCGGCAACCGCCGCGTCCCGGGCCTGCGCCGCACCGAGGTCGCAACACTCGCCGGCGTCAGCATCGAGTACTACTCGCGTCTGGAACGCGGCAGCATCGCCGGTGCGTCGCCGAGTGTGCTGGATGGAATCGCTCGCGCACTCCGGCTGGATGACGCAGAGCGAACCCACCTGTTCGATCTCGCCCGGGCAGCCGACGGCACCGCGGCGATCACACGACCGCGCCGCAGAACCGGGAAATCCTGGACCGTCCGACCCAGCCTGCAATGGGCGCTGGACGCCGTCGTCGCCGGGCCCGCCTTCGTGCGCAACGGCCGGATGGACCTCCTCGCGATGAACGCCCTCGGCCGGGCGTTCTACTCCGAGGCGTTCATCGACCCCCAACGTCCCGTGAATCTCGCACGCTTCGCCTTCCTCGACGACCGTGCACGGCAGTTCTACCGGAATTGGGAGTCCATCGCCGACATCAACGTGGCGATCCTCCGCACCGAGGCCGGCCGCGACCCGCACGACAAGGAACTTCATGACCTGGTCGGTGAGCTCTCCACGCTCAGCGAGGAGTTCCGCCGACGCTGGAGCGCGCACAACGTGCGCGACCACGGAACGGGAGTCAAGCACTACCACCACCCGATCGTGGGCGACCTGAGCTTGGCCTACGAGGGTCTCGAGATGGCCGCCGAACCAGGCCTCACCTTGACCATCTACACCGCAGAGCCGGGGTCGCCGTCCGAAGAGGGACTTCGACTCCTCGCATCCTGGGCCGCATCACAGGCCGCGGAATCGGATGCACAAGCGTTGCGCCCGACGGGAGCCGCCGCCGATCCGGGGAAGCGTGACGGACACTCAGTGGACCGGTAA
- a CDS encoding cyclophilin-like fold protein → MTQQPPTDGTTITITIDRTVLTGNLADNAASRSLIDQLPLTLSFTDYGGQEKIADLPTPLSLDGVPAGDDADPLTIGYYAPRQALVLYYEPVGYFNGIVRIGTLDDLTRIRGLNSDFTATLNLAG, encoded by the coding sequence ATGACTCAGCAGCCTCCAACAGACGGCACCACCATTACGATCACCATCGACCGAACAGTGCTCACCGGGAATCTGGCAGACAACGCAGCCTCACGGTCACTGATCGATCAGCTTCCCCTCACGCTCTCATTCACGGACTACGGCGGCCAGGAAAAGATCGCAGACCTCCCCACACCGCTCTCGCTCGACGGGGTGCCCGCCGGAGACGATGCTGACCCGCTCACCATCGGGTACTACGCCCCGAGGCAAGCCCTCGTCCTTTACTACGAACCTGTGGGCTATTTCAACGGCATCGTCAGGATCGGCACGCTTGACGACCTCACTCGGATCCGCGGCCTCAACTCCGACTTCACCGCCACCCTGAACCTTGCAGGCTGA
- a CDS encoding MFS transporter, which yields MNVTIAPDQTATPVRAERLPWAALSVMALLGFVLISTETMPAGLLPQMAASMDTSEGTVGQFVSAYALGTVVATIPAITLTRGMRRKRLLLIGIAGFLVVNTVTALATDVALSLAARFVAGAFSGMLWGMLAGYALRITAPGHRGRALAIVSAGAPIGIALGTPIGSWVGTNLDWRWSFGGLSILTLILIALAVAFIPGASGQAATSRLPLRRVFGIPGIAAILAVVFVWMLAHSTTYIYIAPYLRTASAGPTVELALVVFGMASVIGIAVTGAIIDRHRRLLLFTSIALFAAAGVVLFLGHQSIVAVLVAITLWGITFGGAPAQMQAAMSDLSGENADVANAFLPVSFNLAIFAAGVLGAALVDNFDGLMLPMVMSGLAILLLGIAYRGRHSAFPAR from the coding sequence GTGAACGTGACAATCGCGCCCGATCAGACGGCCACACCCGTCCGAGCCGAACGCCTGCCCTGGGCGGCCCTGTCGGTGATGGCCCTTCTCGGGTTCGTCCTCATCTCCACCGAGACCATGCCTGCTGGGCTGCTGCCCCAGATGGCGGCGAGCATGGACACGTCCGAAGGAACCGTAGGACAGTTCGTCAGCGCGTATGCCCTCGGGACAGTCGTGGCGACGATCCCGGCCATCACCCTCACCCGTGGCATGCGTCGAAAGCGCCTGCTCCTGATCGGCATCGCCGGGTTCCTCGTCGTGAACACCGTCACGGCGCTCGCCACCGATGTCGCGCTCTCCCTCGCGGCGCGATTCGTCGCCGGCGCGTTCTCCGGGATGCTCTGGGGAATGCTCGCCGGGTACGCGCTTCGCATCACCGCGCCAGGACACCGCGGCCGCGCGCTCGCAATCGTCTCCGCGGGAGCCCCGATCGGCATCGCCCTCGGAACGCCGATCGGATCCTGGGTCGGAACCAACCTCGACTGGCGATGGTCGTTCGGAGGACTCTCGATCCTCACGCTCATCCTCATCGCGCTGGCCGTCGCGTTCATCCCCGGGGCATCCGGTCAGGCCGCAACGTCCCGCCTCCCGCTCCGTCGGGTCTTCGGCATCCCCGGCATCGCCGCCATCCTCGCCGTGGTCTTCGTCTGGATGCTCGCCCACAGCACCACCTACATCTACATCGCTCCCTACCTTCGAACTGCCAGCGCAGGGCCCACCGTCGAACTCGCGCTCGTCGTGTTCGGGATGGCGTCAGTGATCGGCATCGCGGTCACCGGTGCGATCATCGACCGCCATCGACGACTTCTCCTCTTCACGAGCATCGCCCTCTTCGCCGCCGCGGGAGTGGTCCTGTTCCTCGGTCATCAGTCGATCGTCGCCGTGCTCGTGGCGATCACCCTGTGGGGCATCACCTTCGGGGGCGCACCCGCTCAGATGCAGGCCGCGATGAGCGACTTGAGCGGCGAGAACGCTGACGTCGCGAACGCCTTCCTGCCGGTCTCGTTCAACCTCGCGATCTTCGCGGCCGGCGTGCTCGGCGCTGCCCTCGTCGACAATTTCGACGGCCTGATGCTCCCGATGGTCATGAGCGGGCTCGCAATCCTGCTCCTCGGCATCGCGTACAGGGGGCGCCACTCAGCCTTCCCAGCCAGATGA